The segment CACGGATGCGGCCGGCGCGGGCGGCGACGTCCAGCCGACGACCTCGTGCTCGACATCGAGCCGTGCGGCTTCTTCCGTGCCATTCCGTACGAGGGTTCGGATTCGGGCGACGCCTCGTTCCACGTCCGGCTCGACCTTGATCCGCACGATCGAGTGTTCTCCCGTGTAGACGACCGTGACCGAGTCCCAGAGACCGGGAAACCAGCGACCCTTCTCCTGGTCGGAGCCGACGGGCACGAAATCGGGGATGCGACTGCGGTCCGCGCCGACGCGGACGAGCAGCTCGTTCTCGGCGCCCCAATGAACCGAGCCGGTGAGGTCATACTCGGACACGGTGAAGGCGCCATGATGCTCGCCGAGCGCCACCCCGTTGAGCCACGTCTTCACCCCGTACTTCGCCTTGTGCAGACAGAGGAAGGCCTGCGTTCTTCCTGGGCCGGACTCGGGTGCGACGAAGCGGGTGCGGTACCAGAACGCTTCCCGGTCGTCGCTCTCGATCCCCACGGAATCGAAGCGCGGCGACGCCTCGGTCACGAGGCCGGGGACCGGAACGGTGTGGTCGAACTGCGGCGGTGGTGTGTCCGAAAGAGCCCCCTCACCGATCTCCCAGACCCCGTCGAGGCTCTGATTGCCCCGGACCGTTTCTCCAAAGTCCACGTGGCTGCGCTGGCACACCGCGACGGGATGGGAGCCCGCGATGCTCGCCTCGCGATTCGGTGACGGCGGGAAGGTCTTCAGATGCGGTTCGATCATGGGCCACACCCACGGGCCCACGGTGTCAAAGAGGGCCATTCCAACGCTCATTGGCCAGATCGCGGCCGCGAGTCCGCAGAGAAGAAGCACGGCCGCAGTGCCGCCCAAGGCCGCGAGGACTTTTCTCATTCTTCGAGGGCGCCGAGGTGCGTCGTCCATTGAACGTCGTCGTTGTGGGAATGTGTGAACCCGATCGACCGCTCAAAGGCGACCGTTTCGCGCGACCGGTGCGCGATCACGTACGTACGGCGCCAGCCTGCGCTAGGGTTGCCGCCGGAGCCGTGCACGATGCGCTCGTTGTGAACGGTCACGTCACCGCGTTTGACGATCAGAGGCACGAGTCGGTCGTCTTGTCCGAGGTCCACGGAGAGCGCGTGTGACTCATCCCGCACGCCTGAGTCTGTGCGCAAGATGGGGCGGTGCCGGCGCAGATCCGGTTCGACGTGTGAGCCGGGGACGACCTGCAAGCATCCGTTCCCAAGCGTCGCGTCATCCAACGCGAGTGAGCACGTGGTCGTTCGGGTATCGGGGGTCCCCGTGGGCCAGTAGCCGAGATCCTGATGCCACGCGAAGGCGGCCGCGTCACGCCGCGGCCTCTTGCTGAGGAA is part of the Candidatus Binatia bacterium genome and harbors:
- a CDS encoding phytanoyl-CoA dioxygenase family protein, which produces MAQGARGKEYVLAPEEVLAFERDGYLVLREFLREEEIVPIEEVYQRFLHGQYENMGRDLCDMSGPYSRPFAEFNIVNAMLPRKYEPSLQGNLFERRAESVARQLVGEDATLDYDQFLSKRPRRDAAAFAWHQDLGYWPTGTPDTRTTTCSLALDDATLGNGCLQVVPGSHVEPDLRRHRPILRTDSGVRDESHALSVDLGQDDRLVPLIVKRGDVTVHNERIVHGSGGNPSAGWRRTYVIAHRSRETVAFERSIGFTHSHNDDVQWTTHLGALEE